The following are from one region of the Stigmatella ashevillena genome:
- a CDS encoding choice-of-anchor A family protein — MKKTDRSSAETWDVRRDGGKLAAVLMAVGGMACAVDSDQDALEQQQGSVSAERCEVRPPFNPSFEPELEWAWTGSPNVLPDHKQVMMTPVVVELNGDGVPDVVFNAYVDKGNVSIPWSTNGVVRAISGADGSDLWTVTNPAYRVRGASTLAAGDIDHDGKPELCTIPEDGNGFICFEHDGTFKFRTSIPANDWGGVSFADLDHDGNVEILDGNHVFSHTGVLKWVGADGMGGVPHATTGPISFAADIDGDGIQEVINDRAVYRADGTLKCRNTQIGHGLAGVGNFDADDRGEIVVVWSGQVSLLDDTCELLWTTPIPAGGEGGAPNIADFDNDGRAEIGVAGAYFYSVFETDGTVKWSSPTQDGSSRRTGSSTFDFEGDGRAEAVYADERHLRIYDGATGAVRFQVPHSSCTTYENPVIVDVDGDDNAEIVIAANVSCGFGSFAGIRVFRDKKDGWVNTRSIWNQHAYSVTNVNEDGTIPASPTANWLVPGLNTFRSNSQGSGTTSPFAAADLITENITSACDASTQTLTLSARVSNQGEAAASAGIQVAFFLGKPGAGGTLLGIDTLPNALLAGSSTLASLTLSPPHGGLGEIVVVVDYGPGNARELECREDNNTASAHVSFECTSCIEVRLRDYNLFVLGDYTLGTDVEGKVAAGGNITMNHFSVGQRLPDSDIAHTLVAGGHLTLSKGGVSGDAWHGGGYSADASVVYPRGIVAQGSPIDFAARGTALRDLSSRLSALTANGTTVLESWGGILLRGTEPEVNVFQVNAGAFTHAKLLLIDAPAGSLVVINVSGSSATFTGFGQSFSGGIDQHGVLFNFVDATAITAQGYGFWGTVLAPYAHIQFNTGSFDGAIYAQSMTGNAEGHLNVLYDRDICQ, encoded by the coding sequence ATGAAGAAGACAGATCGAAGCAGTGCGGAAACGTGGGATGTAAGGCGGGACGGAGGAAAGCTGGCTGCGGTGCTGATGGCGGTGGGGGGAATGGCCTGCGCCGTGGATTCGGACCAGGATGCCCTCGAACAGCAGCAAGGCTCCGTGAGCGCTGAGCGCTGTGAGGTGCGGCCCCCCTTCAATCCCAGCTTTGAGCCAGAGCTGGAATGGGCGTGGACGGGCAGCCCGAACGTCTTGCCTGACCACAAGCAGGTCATGATGACGCCGGTGGTGGTGGAACTGAACGGCGACGGCGTCCCGGACGTGGTTTTCAACGCTTATGTGGATAAGGGCAACGTCAGCATTCCCTGGTCCACCAACGGTGTCGTCCGGGCGATCAGCGGCGCGGATGGCAGCGACCTGTGGACGGTGACGAACCCCGCCTACCGTGTCCGGGGTGCGTCCACCCTGGCCGCGGGTGACATTGACCATGACGGCAAGCCGGAACTGTGTACCATTCCGGAGGACGGAAACGGCTTCATCTGCTTCGAGCACGATGGCACCTTCAAATTCCGCACTTCCATCCCCGCCAACGATTGGGGCGGTGTCTCCTTCGCGGATCTGGATCATGACGGCAACGTGGAGATCCTCGATGGCAACCACGTCTTCAGTCACACGGGCGTCCTGAAGTGGGTCGGCGCTGATGGCATGGGCGGCGTTCCCCATGCCACGACCGGTCCCATCTCTTTTGCCGCGGACATCGATGGGGACGGCATCCAGGAGGTTATCAATGATCGGGCCGTGTACCGCGCCGACGGGACGTTGAAGTGCCGCAACACCCAGATTGGCCATGGCCTGGCGGGGGTGGGTAACTTCGACGCGGACGACCGAGGCGAGATTGTCGTGGTCTGGTCGGGCCAAGTCTCACTCTTGGACGACACCTGCGAGCTGCTGTGGACGACGCCCATCCCCGCAGGCGGAGAGGGCGGCGCGCCCAACATCGCGGACTTCGACAACGATGGACGGGCCGAGATTGGCGTAGCGGGTGCCTACTTCTATAGCGTCTTTGAGACGGACGGCACGGTGAAGTGGTCGAGCCCCACCCAGGATGGCAGTTCCCGTCGGACCGGCTCGTCCACCTTTGACTTTGAGGGGGATGGTAGGGCCGAAGCGGTCTATGCGGATGAGAGACACCTGCGCATCTACGATGGGGCTACTGGGGCGGTCCGCTTCCAGGTGCCGCACAGTTCCTGCACCACCTACGAGAATCCCGTCATCGTCGACGTGGACGGCGACGACAACGCTGAGATCGTCATCGCGGCCAACGTCAGTTGTGGCTTTGGCTCCTTTGCTGGCATCCGCGTGTTCCGGGATAAGAAGGATGGCTGGGTGAACACCCGGAGCATCTGGAACCAGCATGCGTACTCCGTCACCAACGTCAACGAGGATGGCACCATCCCGGCCAGCCCAACGGCCAACTGGCTTGTCCCGGGCCTCAACACTTTTCGCTCGAACAGTCAGGGCTCTGGTACCACCAGCCCGTTCGCAGCGGCGGACCTCATCACGGAGAACATCACGAGCGCGTGTGACGCCTCGACGCAGACCCTGACGCTGAGCGCTCGGGTAAGCAACCAAGGTGAGGCCGCGGCCTCCGCGGGAATCCAAGTGGCGTTCTTCCTGGGCAAGCCGGGCGCGGGGGGGACCTTGCTCGGAATTGACACGCTGCCCAACGCGCTCCTCGCGGGCTCCAGCACCTTGGCCTCATTGACGCTGTCCCCGCCCCACGGGGGCCTTGGCGAGATCGTCGTGGTAGTGGACTACGGCCCTGGCAATGCCCGTGAGTTGGAATGCCGCGAGGACAACAACACCGCTTCGGCGCACGTGAGCTTCGAGTGCACCTCCTGCATTGAGGTGCGCTTGCGCGACTACAACCTCTTCGTGCTTGGGGACTACACCCTGGGCACAGACGTGGAAGGAAAGGTGGCTGCCGGAGGCAACATCACCATGAACCACTTCTCGGTCGGCCAGCGGCTGCCGGACAGCGACATCGCCCATACGCTGGTGGCGGGCGGCCATCTGACGCTCTCGAAGGGTGGTGTCTCGGGTGACGCTTGGCACGGAGGCGGGTACAGCGCCGACGCCAGCGTGGTCTACCCAAGAGGCATCGTGGCGCAGGGCTCGCCCATCGACTTCGCCGCCCGCGGCACTGCACTGCGCGACCTGTCTTCTCGGCTGTCCGCCCTGACGGCCAACGGCACGACGGTGCTGGAGTCCTGGGGCGGCATCCTGCTGCGCGGCACGGAGCCCGAGGTGAACGTGTTCCAGGTGAACGCTGGCGCCTTCACTCATGCCAAGCTGCTGCTCATCGACGCGCCGGCTGGCTCGCTGGTGGTGATCAACGTCTCCGGCAGCTCCGCCACGTTCACAGGTTTCGGGCAGTCGTTCAGCGGGGGCATCGATCAGCACGGCGTGCTCTTCAACTTCGTGGATGCCACGGCCATCACTGCCCAGGGCTATGGTTTCTGGGGCACGGTGCTGGCCCCCTATGCCCATATCCAGTTCAACACCGGGAGCTTTGATGGCGCCATCTATGCCCAGTCAATGACGGGCAACGCTGAGGGCCACCTCAACGTGCTGTACGACCGCGACATCTGTCAGTAA
- a CDS encoding glycosyltransferase family 2 protein → MLSAWVFVYSAVLTLRALWCWRQGGLRVAHIAREQREVAREWSAGPPPPTIQVVLFLPMLREQGNVRDLFEALNRLDFPAEHLLVVPITTERETADQADRTRAAQALLEDLEARRTGARFFWKHSRSFPVRKLSAWVKTFQRDEEGRREVRAALQSALEQPTTRECVERALAEGASRAPSFHVHFPGVRGNKATQMNHALDVLRERGVLAHPERTYIGVYDADSRPHPLSLASLALAAHKDLAPAFQQYPIYLKGAERLGPLMRNEAWLQTARSLCVEYPRQLEVNRALLQGRMAGRTFTYCIGHGEFLRADWLLRARFPELQPIDDLPTGYMLSLAGQRIVPLPFFDVCEVADSLPEFIHQTSTWFAGQSDYRDPPARAARHFGPIPLVRAVRGRVEQVLANVQWATLGLVRLGVLGACLLTGSWAAGLVVLMAFTLEAAVNWGLALRLVEGHLDAEHLPRLAYRWSSVARPLFSSVGPCTYLLRRLFAQELPRYKTER, encoded by the coding sequence ATGTTGAGCGCATGGGTATTCGTGTATTCGGCCGTCCTGACACTCCGCGCCTTGTGGTGCTGGCGTCAGGGAGGCCTGCGTGTCGCGCACATCGCGCGGGAGCAGCGAGAAGTCGCACGCGAGTGGTCGGCGGGCCCGCCCCCGCCCACGATCCAGGTCGTCCTGTTCCTGCCCATGCTCCGAGAGCAGGGCAACGTGAGGGATCTCTTCGAGGCACTGAACCGGCTCGATTTTCCCGCCGAGCACCTGCTGGTCGTTCCCATCACGACCGAACGCGAGACGGCGGATCAAGCCGACCGCACCCGCGCGGCCCAGGCCCTGCTCGAGGACCTTGAGGCAAGGCGGACGGGCGCCCGCTTCTTCTGGAAGCATTCCCGGAGCTTTCCGGTCAGGAAATTGAGCGCGTGGGTGAAGACCTTCCAGCGGGACGAGGAGGGCCGACGTGAGGTCCGCGCTGCCCTTCAATCCGCCCTGGAGCAGCCGACCACCCGGGAGTGTGTCGAGCGGGCCCTGGCCGAGGGCGCCTCGCGTGCGCCCTCCTTTCACGTCCATTTTCCCGGAGTCCGCGGCAACAAGGCCACACAGATGAACCATGCGTTGGATGTCCTGCGGGAGCGGGGGGTCCTGGCACATCCCGAGCGCACGTACATCGGTGTCTATGACGCCGACTCGCGGCCCCATCCGTTGAGCCTGGCGAGTCTCGCCCTGGCCGCACACAAGGATTTGGCGCCCGCCTTCCAGCAGTACCCCATCTACCTCAAGGGCGCGGAGCGGCTGGGCCCGCTCATGCGCAACGAGGCATGGCTCCAAACGGCACGCTCCCTGTGTGTCGAGTACCCCCGGCAGCTCGAGGTGAACCGGGCGCTCCTTCAAGGACGCATGGCCGGACGCACCTTCACCTATTGCATCGGGCATGGAGAGTTCCTGCGCGCGGACTGGCTGTTGCGCGCGCGCTTTCCGGAGCTCCAGCCCATCGATGATCTGCCCACAGGGTACATGCTCTCGCTCGCAGGGCAGCGAATCGTGCCACTGCCTTTCTTCGACGTCTGCGAGGTCGCCGACTCACTGCCGGAGTTCATCCATCAGACGTCGACCTGGTTCGCGGGGCAATCCGACTACAGGGATCCTCCTGCGCGCGCGGCGCGGCACTTCGGCCCCATTCCCCTTGTCCGCGCGGTGCGCGGACGGGTGGAGCAGGTGCTCGCGAACGTGCAGTGGGCCACCTTGGGGCTGGTGCGGTTGGGAGTCCTCGGCGCGTGTCTGCTCACGGGCTCCTGGGCCGCGGGACTGGTGGTGTTGATGGCCTTCACCCTGGAAGCCGCGGTGAACTGGGGTCTCGCGCTCCGGCTCGTCGAGGGGCACCTCGATGCCGAGCATCTGCCTCGCCTGGCCTACCGGTGGTCATCGGTGGCGAGGCCCCTCTTCTCGTCCGTGGGGCCCTGCACGTATCTGTTGCGCAGGCTCTTTGCCCAAGAACTGCCCCGCTACAAGACGGAGCGATGA
- a CDS encoding STAS/SEC14 domain-containing protein has product MGAERHFGPHTLSLEEPGIVRLTTKGHLQENELREMIVPIREFKERHDALYLMVDARHGTGFSAKARKAINEDRSLVPYTGVVIFGASFAMRAISHMMTRAGVLMGRRPTYQTVFTETEEEARAWLAVQHAARATGSAPEPQ; this is encoded by the coding sequence GTGGGAGCAGAGAGACATTTTGGGCCGCACACGTTGTCGCTCGAGGAGCCGGGCATCGTTCGACTCACGACGAAGGGGCATCTCCAAGAAAATGAACTCCGGGAGATGATTGTCCCGATACGGGAGTTCAAAGAGCGCCATGACGCGCTCTACTTGATGGTGGACGCGCGACACGGGACGGGCTTCTCGGCCAAAGCGCGCAAAGCCATCAATGAAGACCGCAGCCTGGTTCCCTATACGGGGGTGGTGATCTTCGGTGCCAGCTTCGCCATGAGAGCCATCTCGCACATGATGACGCGAGCCGGTGTGCTGATGGGCCGACGCCCCACGTATCAGACCGTCTTCACCGAGACCGAGGAAGAGGCACGGGCTTGGCTCGCCGTCCAACACGCCGCCCGGGCCACCGGAAGCGCCCCTGAGCCTCAGTAA
- the iolG gene encoding inositol 2-dehydrogenase translates to MKLALLGAGRIGQIHAANIHHHPRARLHAVADVNAEAAKSLGERYGAKASTDIDAVLADPALEGVFICTSTDTHVELILKAARRKLPIFCEKPIDLDLAKVDTCLAEVTRAGVPLMIGFNRRFDPHFRALRDAVRRGEAGDVEMVKITSRDPAPPPPAYVRVSGGIFRDMMIHDLDMARFLLGEEPVEIFATGSCLVDPGIGEAGDIDTAMVILKTRRGALCHIDNSRRAVYGYDQRLEVFGSKGMLQAANPLPTTVTRYTREAVLSDKPYHFFLDRYPEAYRAELEHFLDVAAGRAEPLVTGRDGRAALVLADAAHQSLKLGKPIAIPPQGERN, encoded by the coding sequence ATGAAACTGGCTCTCCTCGGCGCCGGGCGCATTGGCCAGATCCACGCGGCCAACATCCACCATCATCCGCGCGCCCGGCTCCATGCCGTGGCCGACGTGAACGCCGAGGCAGCGAAGTCCCTGGGCGAGCGCTACGGCGCGAAGGCCTCAACCGACATCGACGCCGTGCTCGCGGACCCAGCGCTGGAGGGCGTCTTCATCTGTACCTCCACCGACACCCATGTGGAGCTCATCCTCAAGGCCGCGCGGCGCAAGCTGCCCATCTTTTGCGAGAAACCCATCGATCTCGATCTCGCGAAGGTGGACACCTGTCTGGCCGAGGTGACGCGCGCCGGTGTCCCGCTCATGATTGGCTTCAACCGCCGCTTCGATCCTCACTTCCGCGCCCTGCGAGACGCCGTCCGCCGGGGAGAGGCCGGGGACGTCGAGATGGTCAAAATCACCAGCCGTGACCCGGCGCCCCCGCCTCCCGCCTACGTCCGTGTCTCCGGGGGCATCTTTCGCGACATGATGATCCACGATCTCGACATGGCTCGCTTCCTGCTTGGCGAGGAGCCCGTCGAGATCTTCGCCACGGGCTCCTGCCTGGTGGATCCCGGCATTGGCGAGGCGGGCGACATCGACACGGCGATGGTGATCCTCAAGACCCGGCGTGGCGCGCTCTGCCACATCGACAACAGCCGTCGCGCCGTCTACGGCTATGACCAGCGGCTCGAGGTCTTCGGCTCGAAGGGCATGCTCCAGGCAGCCAACCCCCTGCCCACCACCGTCACCCGCTACACGCGCGAAGCGGTGCTCTCCGACAAGCCGTACCACTTCTTCCTGGACCGCTACCCCGAGGCCTACCGCGCGGAGTTGGAGCACTTCCTCGACGTGGCGGCCGGCCGCGCCGAGCCGCTGGTGACAGGCCGCGATGGCCGAGCAGCGCTGGTCCTGGCAGATGCCGCGCACCAGTCCTTGAAGCTTGGCAAGCCCATCGCGATTCCTCCCCAAGGGGAGAGGAATTAG
- a CDS encoding transaldolase family protein, whose protein sequence is MPASRMQQTVALGTEFWSDSCALPELAEAIGHGASGATSNPVIVGAAVSADPAKWLPVLQRLLREHPADTEDDAAWRLIEAVAKEAAALLAPLYDRTGGRQGYLSVQVSPKLYRSTERMIAHGLSLAALAPNIALKCPSTKEGIAAMEELTARGINVNATVSFTVSQALATAEALERGIDRALREGFSRERLHPYVTIMVGRVDDHMKRVAERDSVPLEPGCLDWAGIAVFKKAHQLFLQRRFRSTLLSAAYRHSLHWSELIGEGVIQSIPYAWWKQFNGSDLTPRQTLTVPVAPGVVETLHHKLPDFRRAYDEEGMRPEAFAAYGASVHTLRQFLGGNQQLVEWVRDQML, encoded by the coding sequence GTGCCCGCATCTCGGATGCAGCAGACCGTCGCCCTGGGGACCGAGTTCTGGAGTGACTCCTGCGCGCTCCCGGAACTGGCGGAGGCCATCGGCCATGGCGCGTCCGGCGCCACGTCGAACCCGGTCATCGTCGGCGCCGCCGTGAGTGCGGACCCGGCGAAGTGGCTCCCCGTGCTCCAACGGCTCCTGCGCGAGCATCCCGCTGACACAGAGGATGACGCTGCCTGGAGGCTCATCGAGGCAGTCGCGAAAGAGGCTGCCGCCCTCCTGGCGCCCCTCTACGACAGGACGGGAGGCCGCCAAGGCTACCTCTCTGTGCAGGTGAGTCCGAAGCTCTACCGATCCACCGAGCGGATGATCGCGCACGGCCTGTCGCTCGCCGCGCTCGCGCCCAACATCGCGCTCAAGTGTCCCTCGACGAAGGAGGGCATCGCCGCGATGGAGGAACTCACGGCCCGAGGCATCAACGTCAACGCGACCGTGAGTTTCACCGTTTCGCAGGCCCTCGCCACGGCGGAGGCGCTCGAGCGGGGGATCGACCGGGCGCTCCGGGAGGGCTTCTCCCGGGAGCGGTTGCACCCCTACGTGACGATCATGGTGGGCCGGGTCGATGACCACATGAAGCGAGTCGCGGAGCGTGACTCCGTGCCTCTCGAGCCTGGATGCTTGGACTGGGCGGGGATCGCCGTGTTCAAGAAGGCGCACCAGCTCTTCCTTCAGCGGAGGTTTCGGAGCACGCTGCTCTCAGCCGCGTACCGCCACTCCCTGCACTGGTCGGAGCTCATCGGGGAGGGAGTCATTCAGAGCATCCCCTATGCGTGGTGGAAGCAGTTCAACGGCTCGGACCTCACGCCGCGTCAGACGTTGACCGTGCCGGTGGCGCCCGGGGTTGTCGAGACGCTCCACCACAAACTCCCAGACTTCCGGAGGGCCTACGACGAAGAGGGAATGCGCCCCGAGGCGTTCGCGGCGTACGGTGCGTCGGTCCACACGCTGCGGCAGTTTCTAGGGGGAAACCAACAACTCGTGGAGTGGGTCCGAGACCAGATGCTCTAA
- the iolE gene encoding myo-inosose-2 dehydratase, translated as MRKGLEVTVGAQPINWCNDDFRDLGASITLDQCLSEMRQAGYVGTELGHRFPQDGASIRALLETFGLQLASGWHSTFLASKPYTEEEASFDAHVARLRAAGSRVVIVAECTGAIHSDGSKPLRFASGADLLDASAWERVYEGLDRLSSRAAAVGMKVAYHPHMGTVIQDQRDVDRLMERTKGLSLLLDTGHLAFAGADPLAVLRDHGPRVAHVHLKNIRPAVVEQARTKRLSFEAAVRAGAFTVPGDGGIDFKPLFEHLATLGYSGWWIVEAEQDPGKANPLMYALMGRRYIREIAGV; from the coding sequence ATGCGCAAGGGTCTTGAGGTGACAGTGGGCGCCCAGCCCATCAACTGGTGCAACGATGACTTTCGGGATCTCGGGGCTTCCATCACGTTGGATCAGTGCCTGAGTGAGATGCGTCAGGCGGGCTATGTGGGCACGGAGTTGGGCCATCGGTTTCCGCAGGATGGTGCCTCGATCCGGGCGCTGCTGGAGACATTCGGGCTGCAGCTCGCCTCTGGGTGGCACAGCACGTTCCTGGCCTCCAAGCCCTACACCGAAGAGGAGGCGTCTTTCGACGCGCATGTGGCTCGGCTTCGGGCCGCGGGGAGCCGCGTGGTCATCGTCGCCGAGTGCACGGGCGCCATCCACTCGGACGGCTCGAAGCCGCTGCGCTTTGCATCCGGCGCGGACCTGCTGGATGCGAGCGCTTGGGAACGCGTCTATGAGGGCCTCGACAGGCTCTCCTCGCGGGCTGCGGCCGTGGGAATGAAGGTGGCCTACCATCCTCATATGGGCACGGTGATCCAGGATCAGCGCGACGTGGACCGGCTGATGGAGCGCACGAAGGGGCTCTCGCTCCTGCTCGACACGGGACACCTTGCGTTCGCGGGCGCGGATCCGCTCGCGGTGTTGCGTGACCACGGGCCGCGCGTCGCGCACGTCCACCTGAAGAACATCCGCCCGGCCGTCGTGGAGCAGGCGCGGACGAAGCGGCTCAGCTTCGAGGCGGCGGTCCGGGCCGGCGCGTTCACCGTCCCGGGCGATGGGGGCATCGACTTCAAGCCCCTCTTCGAGCACCTGGCCACGCTCGGGTACTCGGGCTGGTGGATCGTCGAAGCCGAGCAGGATCCCGGGAAGGCGAATCCCCTCATGTACGCCCTCATGGGCCGACGCTACATCCGAGAAATCGCTGGCGTTTGA
- the iolD gene encoding 3D-(3,5/4)-trihydroxycyclohexane-1,2-dione acylhydrolase (decyclizing), which translates to MVRAVRVTLAQAVVRFLDAQRVSRDGEVQRFFRGVFGIFGHGNVTGLGQALEEHEGLPFFQPKNEQGMVHAAIAYAKARRRLSAFACTSSIGPGATNMVTGAATATINRLPVLLLPGDIFANRAPQPVLQQLEFPHSMDVSVNDCFRPVSRYWDRIQRPEQILSALPEAMRVLADPAETGAVTLCLPQDVQAEAFDCPAHFLQERVHVIERRPCARERLVEAAALLRQARRPFCIVGGGVHYAAAEEALRRFADVTGIPVGVTQAGMGALPDAHGACLGAVGVTGTGAANRIAHDADVVLTIGTRLSDFTTASKTQFQGEGVRFIAINVSAFDAAKHGALPLVGDARLALEELTKALEGWLIPSAYGAEVRAAREAWAKTREELTRSPDGKLTQAEVIRVLNDEAGPGSTVVHAAGGIPGDIHKLWRSKEADDYHSEYGYSCMGYEVAGALGVKLAHPQREVYALLGDGSYLMLSQELLTSIQEGAKITVVLLDNHGYQCIHNLQRGSGSRSFGNEFRARKGDRLEGEPLAVDFVQNAQSLGARTFTATTASELSAALREARTVTTSCLIYIPLEASPGLPGTSWWDVPIAEVSPCSSVREKRAAYEEAKKKQRLYY; encoded by the coding sequence ATGGTTCGAGCCGTCCGAGTCACCCTGGCGCAGGCGGTCGTCCGGTTCCTCGACGCTCAGCGCGTCTCGAGGGATGGCGAGGTGCAACGGTTCTTCCGGGGCGTTTTTGGCATCTTCGGCCACGGCAATGTGACGGGGCTGGGTCAGGCCCTCGAGGAGCATGAAGGGCTGCCCTTCTTCCAACCCAAGAACGAGCAGGGCATGGTCCACGCCGCCATCGCCTATGCGAAGGCCCGGCGGCGGCTGTCGGCCTTCGCCTGCACCAGCTCCATCGGGCCAGGTGCCACCAACATGGTGACGGGCGCGGCCACAGCCACCATCAACCGCCTCCCCGTCCTGCTGCTGCCAGGGGACATTTTCGCGAACCGCGCGCCCCAACCGGTGCTGCAACAGCTCGAGTTTCCCCACTCGATGGACGTGAGCGTCAACGACTGCTTCCGGCCCGTGTCGCGGTACTGGGATCGCATCCAGCGGCCTGAGCAGATCCTGTCCGCACTGCCCGAGGCGATGCGGGTGCTCGCCGATCCGGCCGAGACCGGAGCGGTGACCCTGTGCCTTCCCCAGGATGTGCAAGCCGAGGCCTTCGACTGTCCGGCTCACTTCCTCCAGGAACGGGTCCACGTCATCGAACGCCGGCCGTGTGCCCGGGAGCGTCTCGTGGAGGCCGCGGCGCTCCTGCGGCAAGCCCGCCGCCCGTTCTGCATCGTGGGCGGAGGGGTCCACTACGCCGCGGCCGAAGAGGCGCTCCGGCGCTTCGCCGATGTCACCGGTATTCCCGTGGGGGTCACCCAGGCGGGCATGGGCGCTTTGCCGGATGCCCACGGGGCCTGTCTTGGGGCCGTGGGGGTGACAGGCACAGGGGCCGCCAACCGCATCGCCCATGACGCGGATGTCGTCCTTACCATCGGCACGCGCTTGTCGGACTTCACGACGGCCTCCAAGACCCAGTTCCAAGGGGAGGGGGTTCGCTTCATCGCCATCAACGTGAGCGCGTTCGATGCCGCCAAGCACGGGGCCTTGCCGCTCGTTGGGGACGCGAGGCTGGCGCTCGAAGAGCTCACGAAGGCACTGGAAGGATGGCTCATCCCGTCGGCGTATGGCGCCGAGGTCCGCGCGGCCCGCGAGGCGTGGGCGAAGACACGGGAAGAGCTGACACGCTCACCGGATGGAAAACTCACGCAGGCCGAGGTCATTCGCGTCCTCAATGACGAGGCCGGGCCGGGCTCCACCGTCGTCCATGCCGCGGGCGGCATCCCCGGTGACATCCACAAGCTCTGGCGCTCGAAGGAGGCGGATGATTACCACTCGGAATATGGGTATTCGTGCATGGGCTATGAGGTGGCTGGCGCACTCGGTGTCAAGCTCGCCCATCCCCAGCGCGAGGTCTACGCGTTGCTGGGAGATGGCAGCTACCTCATGCTGAGTCAGGAACTGCTGACGTCGATTCAGGAGGGGGCGAAGATCACCGTCGTCCTCCTCGACAACCACGGCTACCAGTGCATCCACAACCTCCAGCGTGGCTCGGGGAGCCGAAGTTTTGGCAACGAGTTCCGCGCGAGGAAGGGAGATCGCCTGGAAGGGGAGCCGCTCGCCGTCGATTTCGTCCAGAACGCCCAGAGCCTGGGCGCGCGGACCTTCACCGCGACGACCGCCTCGGAGCTCTCCGCTGCGCTCCGTGAAGCGCGGACCGTCACGACGAGTTGCCTCATCTACATCCCGCTCGAAGCCAGCCCCGGCCTGCCTGGCACCTCCTGGTGGGACGTCCCCATCGCGGAAGTGAGCCCCTGCTCGTCGGTGCGAGAGAAACGCGCGGCGTACGAGGAGGCGAAGAAGAAACAGCGGCTCTATTACTAG
- a CDS encoding 5-deoxy-glucuronate isomerase has product MADSNHASAALIARHRRGFPRGLTWVTREGEAELDTGLDFGIHRMGRGESLSHRTAKETAWVLLSGQAEVELEGARASVSRASLFDEAPTVVHAPVGAHVRIEASSAEVEWAVVSATNPNAFAPRIFLPRDIQDELRGKGLVQDAAVRTVRLAFDMTHRPEGAFVVGEVINSPGRWSSYPPHHHPQTELYHYRFTLPQGYGHAELGDDVHKVKQYDTVKILGGIDHPQVSAPGYGMYYLWVVRHQPGNPYRGFEFTEEHRWVLDAQHQGWKPGSTKGQ; this is encoded by the coding sequence ATGGCTGACAGCAACCACGCGAGTGCAGCGCTCATCGCGCGTCACCGACGAGGCTTCCCGAGAGGCCTCACTTGGGTGACGCGAGAGGGAGAGGCCGAGCTGGATACGGGCCTTGATTTCGGCATCCACCGGATGGGGCGCGGTGAGTCCCTCAGCCATCGGACGGCCAAGGAGACGGCCTGGGTCCTCCTGTCGGGTCAGGCGGAGGTGGAACTCGAGGGCGCCCGGGCATCCGTGTCGCGCGCCTCGCTCTTCGACGAGGCGCCGACGGTGGTCCACGCGCCGGTGGGCGCGCACGTCCGGATCGAGGCTTCGAGCGCGGAGGTCGAATGGGCCGTGGTGTCCGCGACGAACCCGAACGCCTTCGCGCCCCGCATCTTCTTGCCTCGGGACATCCAGGATGAGCTGCGGGGCAAGGGGCTCGTCCAGGACGCGGCGGTGCGGACGGTGCGGCTGGCCTTCGACATGACCCACCGCCCCGAGGGGGCCTTCGTCGTCGGCGAGGTCATCAACTCCCCTGGGCGCTGGTCCAGCTATCCGCCGCACCACCACCCCCAGACGGAACTCTACCACTACCGCTTCACGCTCCCCCAGGGCTACGGCCACGCCGAGCTGGGTGACGACGTCCACAAAGTGAAGCAGTACGACACGGTGAAGATCCTGGGGGGAATCGATCACCCTCAAGTCTCCGCGCCCGGCTACGGCATGTATTACCTCTGGGTGGTGCGGCACCAGCCGGGCAATCCCTATCGTGGATTCGAGTTCACCGAGGAGCACCGATGGGTGCTCGACGCCCAGCATCAGGGGTGGAAACCGGGCAGCACGAAAGGGCAGTGA